In Chloroflexota bacterium, the genomic window CCGCTCGGGTGGTCCGCGCCAGCTTTCTGTCGCTGCGCGAAGCGCCGTTCGTGGACGCCGCGCGGGTGGGCGGCATGGGCTCGGGCGCGATCATCGTGCGCGAGGCGCTGCCGAACGTCATGGCCCCCATCGTGGTGACCGGCTCGCTGGACGTGGCAGCGGCGATCCTGCTGGAAGCCGGCCTCGGCTTCTTCGGCCTGGGCGACCCGAACCTCGTCTCCTGGGGCGGGATGCTCAATCAGGCTCAGCAGTACCTGCGGCAAGCGTGGTGGATGTCGTTGTTCCCGGGGCTGGCGATCTCGCTGGTGGTGCTGGCGTTCAACATCATCGGCGATGGCCTGAACGACGCCCTCAACCCACGCCTCCGCGAGGCCGGCTGAGCAGCGTCGTCCCGGGCAACGTCCAGCACGGGAGTCGCCACAGGGTCCGCGCGCGGTGTGAGCTGCTGCTACTCGCCCTCGCCGGTCTGCCCCTTGATGACGAACTTGACGCGCGACGCGCCGCAGCGCGGGCACTTGTAGGGCAGCGTTGGGCTCAGCACGACGTTCTGGCAGGTCAGGCACTGCCACTCTTTGTCGTCGGTGCCCGTGGGCGTCGGGAGAGAGCCAGTCTTGGCAGTCATGCGGTCGATCCTCAGCGGCCAGCAGCGCGGCAGGCGTGTGTTGGGAAGAGGATACCAGTCTGAGGGGTCGGAACGGGCCGCCCGGGGGCTGCGCGTCCGTGAAGGAGTGTCAGCCGCTGCGCACACCCCTCCACGGAGGGCCGCCTACGTCGCGCCGGCTGGCGCGTGGCCGTAGTGGCCCGGCTCGTGCTCGCGCAGCCGCGAGAGCATGATGACCGGTCCCAGCAGCACGGCGAGCGCCACGACGGCCAGCGCCGGCAGGCCCAGGTGCGCGGCAATCGGGCCGCCAGCCAGCGGCATCGCGATGGTGGATGCCTGGCTGATCGTGTCGCTGAAGCCGATGGCCCGGCCGCGCTCGGCCGGGGCCACCACCTCGGTGATCAGCGCCGACGAGGCCACGTTCACGCACGACCAGCCCAATCCGACCAGGAACGTCCCCGTGGTGATGACGATGTACTCAGGCGAGGTCGGGACCAGGATCGAGCCGACGGCCAGCAGGACGTTCCCGACCAGCATCAGGTTGCGCCGCCCGAAACGGTCGCTCAGGCGGCCTATCGGGATCGAGAACCCGAACATACCGATGACGTGCAGCGACACCGAGGCCGAGATCGACGTCAGGCTGTAGCCGTGATGGTCGAGCGCCAACGACGTCATCGCCATCATCATCGACATCACGCCGAGGGCGGCGAAGCTGTTCGCGAAGGCCGCTGCCAGCGGGAAGTTGCGGACCCAGACACGCGGCCCGCCGATGGAGACCGTGTGCGCCGCCTGGGTCGTCGGCGGGGCGTAGCCAGGGTAGTAGCGGGCCAGGTTCTGAGCGATGGTCTTCGGGTCGGGCCGCACCAGCAGCACGAGCAGCATGCTTGGCACGATGATGATCGGCAGCAGGAACCAGACGATGGCCAGCTCGTCCTGGTTCATCGACGCGCCGATGCTCTTGCTGGCCGCGATCAGCAGGGGCGCCGCAATCGCGCCGACCAGCGAGCCAGTCAGCACGTAGCCCAGCCCCTCGCCGCGCCTGGCCGGCACGAACATGTCAGCCGCCGCCAGCCGTAGCTGCTGGCCTGCGCCAACCCCCAGCCCGAACACGACCAGCCCGACGATCACCAGCCCGAACGACCACGCCAGGATGCCCGCACCGATAACGAGGGTGCCGAGCAGCGTGAGCGCCAGCCCGAGCATCAGGCCGGCCTTGCGGCCGTACCGGTCCGTCAGGAAGCCGACAGGGTAGGCGATCAGGAGCCGGCTGAGGCCCAGGATGCTGGAGCCGACGCCGGCGAGATCGGGTGACCCGAGCATCCGCACGGCGATGATCGGCGCGAGCGTCGGGGTGGTCTGGTTGCCCATGCCGACGAAGGCCTGGGTGAGCGCCAGCAGCACGGTGTTCCGCTTGATGAGTGGCGGAATGCTGAGGTGCTGCTGGCCCGGTTTGGCAGGGTCAGGGGAAGTCGAGGACGGAGGAGACGGCGGGGCGCCGGCCTCGTCGACGGTCGTGCTCATACGGCGAACTCCTGCCAGCGACTCTACCCGGTTGGAGACTGCCGGCACAATGGCCGGACGACGGTACAATCCCCCACCACGGAGGCGGCATGGCCCAGACCGACATCCGCGTCGCGACCTTTGACTGCTACGGCACGCTCGTCGATTGGGAGGGCGGGGCCGGCGGGTTCCTCTATCAGCTCGCGCTCAGGCAGGGCGATCCGCACCCGGGCAACGGCTCCGCCCTCCGCGAGCGCTGGGAAGCGCTCCAGTTCGGCCTGCTCCAGGGGCCGTATCGCCCGTACAAGCAGATTCTGGCCGAGAGCCTCAAGCTCTGGTCCGACGAGCGTGGCTACCCCTGGGACGACGCAGACGGTGACGGGCTGGTCCGCTCGATGCGCTCCTGGCAGCCGTTCCCGGACACCCGTCCGGCGCTGCTCCAGGCGAAGGCGCAGGGCGTCCGCCTTGTCATCATCTCCAACACCGACCATGACATCATCGAGCATACGCTGCGGCACCTGGATGTGCCGTTTGACGACGTGATCACCGCCCAGGACTGCGGCGCGTACAAGCCGGCGCAGACCGTCTTCGAGCAGGCCCTCGCCCGCGTCGGCGAGCCGCCCGAGACGGTCCTGCACGTGGCCTTCGGGTTCAAGTACGACATCGGGCCGGCCCAGGCGATGGGCTGTCGCACGGCGTGGGTCAACCGGTTCACCGAGGCGAAGCCCGGCCCGGCCACGCCCGACTACGAGTGGCGCGATCTCTGGGGGTTGGCCGAGCTGTTGGGCGGCCCCGGACCGGTGCCGCCGCACAACACGCCCGGCACAGTCCGCTGAGCAGCGCCACCCTCGCCGACCACGGACGGCAGCCCGGCGGACCACCGACTACTACCCACTGCCAGCCGATCACTGCCGTCTGACAACTGACCACTGAGAACTGACAATTCACGACATGCACCTCGGAGACCGCGTTGGCTGATCTACGCATCTGCTTTGTTGGCGACTCCTTCACCCAGGGCACCGGCGACGAGGCCTATCTCGGCTGGCCGGGCCGGATCTGCGCCTCGGCCAGGGCGCGCGGACACACCATCACGGCGTACAACCTCGGCATCCGCCGCGAGACGACTGCTGACATCCTGGCCCGCTGGCGCGCCGAGGTCACCCCGCGGCTCGTGCCCGGCGTTGACGGGCGCATCGTGCTCTCCTTCGGGGCCAACGACGCCACCATCGAGAACGGCCAGTGGCGCGTGCCCCCAGACCGGTCAGAGGCCAACGCACGACAGTTGATCTCGGAGGCGAAGGCAGGCTATCCCGTCCTGGTAGTCGGCGTGCCGCCAGCCCCCGAACCCGACAAAACGGCGCGACATGCCGAGCTGGCCGCCCGCTACGCGCGGGTCTGCCAGGCGCTGGACGTCCCGTTTCTCGACATTCTGGGTCCGATCCAGGCCGTCGAGGCGTGGTGGCGCGAGGTGGCGGCGGGTGATGGCATCCACCCGGCCGCTGGTGGGTACACAGCGCTGGCCGGGCTCGTCGAAGCGTGGCCGGCCTGGAGAGCGTGGACGCCATAGTCCCTCGCTGGTCGGTCAGCGCAGAGATGCAACCCCCAGCGCTGGAGCGCTGTTCAACCGTTGGAGATGCTGACGT contains:
- a CDS encoding MFS transporter; protein product: MSTTVDEAGAPPSPPSSTSPDPAKPGQQHLSIPPLIKRNTVLLALTQAFVGMGNQTTPTLAPIIAVRMLGSPDLAGVGSSILGLSRLLIAYPVGFLTDRYGRKAGLMLGLALTLLGTLVIGAGILAWSFGLVIVGLVVFGLGVGAGQQLRLAAADMFVPARRGEGLGYVLTGSLVGAIAAPLLIAASKSIGASMNQDELAIVWFLLPIIIVPSMLLVLLVRPDPKTIAQNLARYYPGYAPPTTQAAHTVSIGGPRVWVRNFPLAAAFANSFAALGVMSMMMAMTSLALDHHGYSLTSISASVSLHVIGMFGFSIPIGRLSDRFGRRNLMLVGNVLLAVGSILVPTSPEYIVITTGTFLVGLGWSCVNVASSALITEVVAPAERGRAIGFSDTISQASTIAMPLAGGPIAAHLGLPALAVVALAVLLGPVIMLSRLREHEPGHYGHAPAGAT
- a CDS encoding haloacid dehalogenase type II; amino-acid sequence: MAQTDIRVATFDCYGTLVDWEGGAGGFLYQLALRQGDPHPGNGSALRERWEALQFGLLQGPYRPYKQILAESLKLWSDERGYPWDDADGDGLVRSMRSWQPFPDTRPALLQAKAQGVRLVIISNTDHDIIEHTLRHLDVPFDDVITAQDCGAYKPAQTVFEQALARVGEPPETVLHVAFGFKYDIGPAQAMGCRTAWVNRFTEAKPGPATPDYEWRDLWGLAELLGGPGPVPPHNTPGTVR
- a CDS encoding lipase translates to MADLRICFVGDSFTQGTGDEAYLGWPGRICASARARGHTITAYNLGIRRETTADILARWRAEVTPRLVPGVDGRIVLSFGANDATIENGQWRVPPDRSEANARQLISEAKAGYPVLVVGVPPAPEPDKTARHAELAARYARVCQALDVPFLDILGPIQAVEAWWREVAAGDGIHPAAGGYTALAGLVEAWPAWRAWTP